The DNA window TTTTTTCCATTGGAAAGCCGAATCAAAAGAACTTGTCGAAATCAAACCCAAAGGAAAACCACTTGGGATTTTACCTGGGCTCACTTATGGAGAAGAGGAGTATCCTTTCAAAAAAGGAGACCAGTTTTTGTTTTATACAGATGGACTGACCGAGGAAGAAAATGGAGACAGGTTGGAATATGGCGAAAAACGACTAGCAAAATCCTTTCTTGATACCATCGCCAAACAATCATTAGATCCTATGGGAAATATTCTGGAAAATTTTCATTACTTTACTGGCCTATCGGGAGCACCACACGATGACATCACCATCATCCATTTACATGTGAAGGCATAAAAAAGCCTTGGATGGTAAGTCCAAGGCTTTTGTGGTTTTGGTCGTTTGTATTTTGTCCAAACAAACCAAAGAGAGAATAGGGGATGATTTACATCATGCCGCCCATTCCTCCCATACCACCCATTCCTCCCATACCGCCCATTCCAGCACCTACAGCATCTTTAGGTTCTGGTTTGTCAGTGATGGTTACTTCTGTAGTGAGGATCATTGCTCCAATGGACGCTGCGTTTTGAAGAGCAGAACGAACCACTTTTGCAGGGTCAACCACACCAGCTTTAATTAGGTCTTCCCAAACCATAGTGAGTGCGTTGAATCCTTCGTTTCCTTTACGGGCACGAGCTTGTTCCACAATGACTGATCCTTCAAGACCAGCATTGGAAGTGATCATACGAATAGGTTCTTCTAATGCACGTAAGATGATGTTCGCACCTGTTTGTTCGTCACCACTGAGTTTAAGAGCTTTTACCGCATCTTGTGCACGAAGAAGTGTGAGTCCACCACCAGGAACAATTCCTTCTTCCACAGCCGCACGAGTTGCAGAAAGAGCATCTTCTACACGAGCTTTTTTCTCTTTCATTTCTACTTCAGTAGCTGCACCAACGTGGATTACCGCAACACCACCAGCAAGTTTTGCAAGGCGTTCTTGGAGTTTTTCACGATCGTAATCAGATGTAGTATCTTCGATTTGTTTTTTGATTTGGTTGACTCGGCCTTGGATGTCTTTAGAAGCACCAGCACCTTCGATGATGGTTGTGTTTTCTTTGTCCACTACCACTTTTTTCGCACGACCAAGCATCTTCACATCAGCGTTTTCCAATTTCATTCCGAGGTCTTCAGAAATCACTTGTCCACCAGTAAGGATGGCAATGTCTTCGAGCATTGCTTTTCTTCTATCACCAAAACCAGGAGCTTTTACAGCCACACATTGGATGGTTTTACGAAGAGTGTTTACTACGATAGTAGCAAGAGCTTCGCCTTCTACTTCTTCTGCGATGATGACGAGTGGTCTTCCCGCTTGTGCAATTTTTTCAAGCACAGGGAGAAGGTCTTTCATAGACGCAATTTTTTTGTCGTAAATTAAGATGAATGGATCGTTAAAAGTTGCGATCATTGCTTCTGGATCAGTTACCATATAAGGTGAAACGTATCCACGATCAAATTGCATACCCTCTACGATATCAAGAGTGGTTTCAATTGATTTAGCTTCATCAACAGTGATCACACCTTCTTTACCTACTTTGTCAAAAGCTTGAGCAATTAGGTTACCGATTTCAGGATCATTGTTTGCAGAGATGGTGGCAACGTTTGCGTATTCTGCTTTGCTATTGATTTTGATAGCGTGTTTTTTGATTTCTTCTACAGCAGAAAGAACCGCTTTATCAATTCCGTGTTTGAGAGCCATTGGGTTTGCACCCGCAGTAACGTTTTTCAAACCTTCATTGATGATGGCTTGTGCAAGGATGGTTGCAGTTGTTGTTCCGTCACCGGCGATGTCGTTAGTTTTTGTAGAAACTTCCTTCACCATTTGCGCGCCCATGTTTTCGATTGCGTCTTCTAGTTCGATTTCTTTCGCAACAGTTACACCGTCTTTAGTGATGGTAGGTGCTCCGAATTTTTTGTCGATGACTACGTTACGACCTTTTGGTCCAAGAGTTACTTTTACTGCGTTAGCAAGTTTGTTCACTCCACTAAGAAGTTTTCTACGAGCTGTTTCATCAAATTCAATTGTTTTAGCCATGATTGATTATTTCCTTCTATGATTAGTTTGTAACAACACCGAGGATGTCGCTTTCACGGATGATGAGTAAATCACGTCCGCCTTGTTTGATTTCAGTTCCGGAATACTTTCCGTAGAGAACTGTATCTCCAACCTTTACTTCTAAAGGAACGAGTTTTCCGTCTTCATAACGGCCTTGTCCCACTGCGATGACTTTCCCTTCTTGTGGTTTTTCTTTCGCGGTGTCCGGTACGATGATGGATCCGATTTTTTCTTCCGACTCATTCTTTGGCTCTACGACCACTCGGTCGCCTAAAGGTTTGATTGATGCCATGAGTAACTCCTTGTATGCAATCTACTAATGATTCCGAGTTTAGCAACAATTCGAAAAGAGTGCTAAACTCTGGTACCATCAAATGATTCGGCTTAGGATTTGTCAAGCACTTTAGGCCAAAGAGTGCTAATTGCGAATTAGAACCCGAAAAGGCCGGTTTTTTTGCGTTTAGAACCTTTTTTGGGAGTGACCCCGAGCATTCCGAGGATCCCCCTTGTGACCTCTTTGGCAACCGTTCGGCCCACTTCCCGGGCGAGTGGATTTTTGGATAGGGTCTCTACAAAACTAGGATCTTCTTTTTCTTTGGTGCGTTTGTTTTTGGTTTTTTTCTCACCTGACTCTTCTTCGGCGGTCTCAGTTTCGTCGGCGATGGTTTCCATTTTTTTAGAAAGCATTTCGTGAGCACTTTCCCGATCGAGTGTGGTTTCGTATTTTTTGACTAAATCCGATTTTTTGATTTTTGCAGCCAGCTCGTCAGGTTTCAAAGTCCCCATCCGAGAAGCGGGTGGTGCCAGTAAAGTATGAACGAGGGGAGTCGGTGTTCCTTTGGGACTAAGAGCGGTGATAAAAGCCTCACCAATTCCCAGTGTGGTAATGACTTCCTTGGTATCATAAAATTCTGTTTCGGGATAATTTTCAGAAGCAGTTTTGATCGCTTTGCGGTCATTTGCTGTAAAAGCGCGGAGTGCATGTTGGATTTTAAGACCAAGTTGACCCAAAATTTCTTTAGGTAGGTCTGTGGGAGATTGGGTACAAAAGATAATGCCTACACCTTTCGAACGAATGAGTCGCACCATGGTTTCCAGTTGTTTCAGTAAATCATTCGAAGCTTCATCAAAAACCAAATGGGCCTCATCAATGAATAAAACAAGTTTTGGTTTTTCTAAATCTCCTTCTTCTGGAAAGGTCGCATAAATTTCTGTGAGGAGAGACAACATAAAAGTAGAGAAGAGGCGAGGTTTGGTTTGGATGTCTGTCAGACGAATGATGGACACACTTCCTTTTTTTGATTCTGTCTGCAAAAGATCATTCACATCAAAAGATGGTTCTCCAAAAAAATCTTCTCCGCCTTGGCCTTCCAGTTCGATGAGTTTACGTAAAATGATGGAGATACTTTGAGAAGAAACCGTTCCGTATTCTTTTTCTAGTTCTTCTTTGCCCGCATCATTGATGTACTGAAGTGCTTTTTTAAAATCTTTTGTATCCAGGATGGGAAGACCTAAATCATCACAGTATTTAAAAACGAGAGAGACCACGCTGCTTTGTGTATCATTCAATTCTAAAATTCGAGAGATAAGCACCGGCCCAAACTCCGCAATCGTTGCCCGTAGGCGCACTCCCGGTTCTTTGGAGAGAGACAAAAATTCTACAGGGTAAGAAGAAGGTTTCCAATCGATGCCGAGGGCTTTCGTTCTTTCTTTGATTTTATCATTTTCTTCGCCAGACTCTGCCAGTCCTGAAAGGTCTCCTTTGATGTCCATGAGGACTACGGGAACACCTGCTTCTGATAGCGCTTCGGTAAGAAGTTGTAAGGTTTTGGTTTTACCGGTTCCTGTGGCACCTGCAATCAGTCCATGCCGGTTGAGAGTGGAAAGGGGGATGGAAACGGAAGCTTCCTTAAATGTTTCTCCATCAAAGACTCCGGAACCAAGATACAAAGATCCTTGGGTGGGGTATCCTTCCTTAATTTTTGAAACAAATACATCTGATTTTTTAGCCATGCCTGCCCTCTTAAATCGTCTACTGCATTTGGTTTTGAATCCTTCGTCAATGTTTTCTAGGGTGGGACTTGTGATGGACTTTTAGATCCATAAAATCTTGACAAAAAGAATAATTTTTTCGTACACGTACTAATATGAATTGAGTTTTTGGAAATTCCTACTAAGGTTTGGATGTGGCACGTTTCTCGATTTCCTCTTTATTTCGATCTATTTTGTTCCTCCTTCTCTTTACCGTTTTTTTCCAATGCAATCGCACCATTCCTTCTTTGGCACCAGCGAAAACCATTGTCGGAGGAATCCTCGATCTTTCTGAAGAAGATCCAAAAACTTTGGATCCTTTTCCACTTGCAGGTGAGTGGGATGCCTTCCCTGGAGAACTTCCGGAAACTGAAGAGGAATTTAAGGCTCTCGATCAAAAAGAACCTACAAGGCTCGCCATACCTGCCTATTGGGTGAACCAAAACCTTCCAGCCCATGGGTTTGTCACTTACCGTTTGAAGTTAAAGGTCAAAGACCACATCAATTTAATGTTTTATCTTAGGGAAACTTCTTCAGCATACAGGGCTTATTACCATAATGTAGAAAGAGGTCTTGTACTCCTTGGCTCAGCAGGAAAAGTTTCCAAAACCAAAGAGGGCTCTGTTGGTTATTTTTTAGAAACAGGAAGGTCTTTTCGTGCAACACCTTCCACAGTCATATACTTACAAATTTCTAACTATCTCTATTCCCGTGGTGGCCCATATTATTCGCCCGTGTTAGGTGAAGTGGGGAAAACTGTTTTGTATTTACGGTTTAAAGAAAGAAAAAAAGCATTTTTCTTTGCCACTTTCCTTGTCCTTGCCATTTCTCATTTGTTTTTGTTTATCCACCGAAGAAAGGACAAATCACCTCTTTGGTTTTCTTTACTTTGTATTTCTTGGCTCATTCGTATTTTACTTTTTGATCGAGTGTCAAGGGATTGGTTTGTTGCTTCCGATTGGCTCGAGATGTTTCAGATTCGATTGGAATACATTGCCTTTTGTGGGATTCAAGTTTTTAGTCTTCTGTTTTTCTTTCAAAACCAAACAAACTTTTTTCCAGATAAATATAAAAGGTATCTTCTTGTTCCGATTTTACTCGAGTTTTTAGTCATCGCCACCACACCGTACGCTGTGTATACTAAACTTTTGATTTTTAGCCAAGCTTATATGGCTTTCATACTTGTGATTGCCATGGTTGCAGCCTTTCGTTCCTGTTTTCAGAGAGAAACCAGATACATCGGAAGTATCATTTTGTTTGGAACCGTTGTGATTCTTTCCGCAACCATCTACGATTCTGTTGTATTTTTCAAACGTTGGGATTTGCCCATGTTAACAGAACTTGCTTTTGCTATTTTTTGTATGTGTCTTGCCATCGTGATTTCCAAACAAAACGCACATACTTGGGAAACAGCAGAGTATCTAACACTCAATTTACGAAAAGAAGTGGAATGGAAAACCATCGAACTCAGGAAAGAAAAAGAAAAAGCGGAAAAAACAGGGGAACTGAAAGATAAATTCATCTCCATCGTTTCGCACGACATTCGTTCTCCACTCTTTGGAATCTCATCTGTATTCAATTTACTAACAGAATCTCCTCCCTCTCTCTCTCCGGAAAGAGCCAAACAAGTGCTTGGTGAAGCCTCCACAGGACTCAAAAACATTCTCAGTATGGTTGAGGAACTGATCAAATACTCAAGGTTCCAAAATGCCTCCGTATTTCCTGATTACCAACTTTTTGATTTCCGCCAAATCACTGACCAACTCATCGAACGAGTTCAGGAAATGGCAAAACCCAAAAATATATCCATCATCACCCATATCGAAGAATCTTCTATTGGAATTGGGGATCCGAATCTAATTGAACATTTGATTTGGAACCTCCTAACCAATGCAGTCAAATTCACTAAAGAATCCGGGACTGTCGAAATTTCTCTCTCTGAGAAAGACAAACATTGGAGTCTGAGAGTGGTCGATACCGGAATCGGAATGTCTTCTTATTGGGCGGAACATATTTTGGAAGAGGGTTTTCTTTTTGTTCGAAAGGGAACAGCTGATGAGATGGGAGCAGGGGTTGGCCTTGCTTTTTGTAAAGAGGTGGCCGAAAGACACGGTGCTGAACTCAAAGTCCGTTCCGAAGAAGAGAAAGGAAGTTCGGTTGAGTTTTTATTGCCTAACTTTGAGAAAATTGTCTTGGTATTGGATGACAATCCAGGTTATAGAAAACAAATTCGTAAAGTCCTAAAAGACCTACCGTGTATCCTTTGGGAAGAAGAGTATCCCGATCATGCCCTTCTTTCTGTCGGCCGTTTGAAACCGGATCTGATCATTGTGGATTTTTCCATGCCAGAAAGAACAGGTGTGGATTTCCTACGTGATTTGTATTCCAATTCCGAAATGGAGGAAATTCGTTCCATTTTGGTTTCTAGTTCTCATACCGATCCCAATACGGGTTACAAATTGGAAGCCACAGTGATTGAAATCGGTGGAGATGCTTTTTTAACAAAAACATCCCCTGATATAAAGTTGGTGGAACTAGTGAAACGACTGTTAGATCTAGAAACCTAGATTAACATTTGTTCTTTGGCTCGGCCGATGAGTTCTGCTACGGTTTTTGCATTAAAACGATCTTTCAAACGACCCACGTGGTATTCCACAGTTCTTTTGGAGAGACCAATCTCGGTTCCAATTTCTTGGTAGGTTTTCCCGTGGCCAAGAAGGGTCAAAATTTGTTTTTCCTTTTTATTGGCGACTTTCCCATCTTGGGGTTTGCGGTTGAAACTGAGTTTTAAATTTTTGGAATAAACCGTTTTACCCGAAGCAATCTCATTTAAATTTTTGGTGAGGCTGCTTAGATCATCACTTTTTAATAAGTATCCGTCCACACCGGCTTCAATCGCAGAATGAACAATCGGCTGTTCATCGAGCATGGTAAGAGTGACCACTTTGAGGTTTGGATGTTCTTTTTTCCAATCCTTCACCATATTGAGCACGTTTTCGCCCGGAATTCGCAAATCAAGAAGGACAAAGTCAGGCCTTGTTTCACTTAAGAGGGCTACAATTTGAGAGGAATGTTCTGCTTCTCCCACAACTTCAAAATCGGCTGAAGAGTTCACGACGTGTTTGACCCCGACTCGAGTCACGGCATGGTCTTCCACAAGTAATACCTTCTTTTTAGGTGTCATAAATTTCCCTTTTTCTGGAACCAGGAACATTTTGTCCCTAGCGTTTCCCCCTAGTAGACGAGGAGAATTGAAAATATTAGTACTATTCCGTTCCATTTGTCCATAAAAATTCGTGGTTCGATCCACTTAATTTTCTCTTGCAAATTCGCGAATTTCCCCCATTTTCAGAGAAATCCTAGGAGTATGAATGAATACTAAAGTAGAGAGTCTCAAAAAAATATATCTCTTCCAAAAGTTAAACCAAGACGAACTGTTACACATTGCTGAAAAGATCCGGGAAGTCCACCTTCCTCCTCGGAATGTTTTGTATGATATTGGCGAGGAAGCCGAGTCCATGTTCATCGTTAAGTATGGAACGTTACAAATTTCCACTGCCACTAGTCACGGAGACGATGTGAACCTCATCACTCTCGGAGAAGGGGATCACTTTGGGGAATTGCCTTTTTTTGATGATGAAAAACGCTCTGCGAAAGTAGAAGCCAAAGAAAATTCTGAATTATACGAACTTCGCTATTCTGATTTGCATGATATGTTTTCCAAAAACAAAGAAATGGAGCTCAAATTTTATAAGGAAGTGACCCATTATTACATCCGCAGACTCCGAAAGTTGACCCACGATTTGGCGTATGCCCGGGAACTTCGGAAACGATTCGCGTAAAAGACGAAAAAAGACAAAATTCAAACAATTTAGGATTTTTTATCGACCCCTTTCGAAAAAACCTTTTCCATTCCTCAGTTTCTTCTTATTACAGCTAAGGAATGGGTTTCGGAATCCGATACTATTTACGTAGGCAGGGAGAAGGAATGCATGGTGGACCCCGAAATCCTAACCGAGAAGATCGTAACGCAAAATAAGACTTTCTTGGTGGATTTGAAGAAGAACCAGGCGGGATTCTACCTGAAAGTATCGGAATGGTCGAATAGCAAAAAATCCTCGATCTTTCTTCCGGCAGAAGGGATCGATCGAATGATCGAAATCTTGAATCAATTTAAAAGCCGGATATCCGATAATGAGAATACGAAAGACCCGGAGTTAGGAGCCTTTTAGGAGTGAGTTTCATGGGGAAATTAGGATTGACCAAACTGTTGTTAGGCCTCTTCCTTTCAATAGGAATGTTGTACGCACAGGCAGATACTGGCGGACAAAATACAGCCAACACTGCAAATGATGAGGATAGCCCTCTTAGAAAAATCGTTTTAGATGATTTTGAAGAGGCTGAGGATTGGAGAGTCAAAGCTACCACTCCACTCGGAGAAACAAGAACTTTGAAACTCGTTCAACGCGGGTTAATCAAAGATGTATTCGATGAAAAAACTGTTCCAGAAGATGGCGGTGATAAACTCGAAAAGAACCATATTTTAGGAGTCAAAACACATTTTGCTGCTAAAGGTTTGGATCGTGTGGAACTTTATCCTCCACATGAATACATCATCAAAGGGAAAGTAAGACAAATCTCTGTTTGGGTTCTTGGTAGAAAGTTTAGACATACTCTTTTTGCAAAATTTAGAGATTATAAAGACGTAACACATAATATCCGTTTGGGTCGTTTGGATTTCTTCGGATGGAGAAAACTTACGG is part of the Leptospira noumeaensis genome and encodes:
- the groL gene encoding chaperonin GroEL (60 kDa chaperone family; promotes refolding of misfolded polypeptides especially under stressful conditions; forms two stacked rings of heptamers to form a barrel-shaped 14mer; ends can be capped by GroES; misfolded proteins enter the barrel where they are refolded when GroES binds) → MAKTIEFDETARRKLLSGVNKLANAVKVTLGPKGRNVVIDKKFGAPTITKDGVTVAKEIELEDAIENMGAQMVKEVSTKTNDIAGDGTTTATILAQAIINEGLKNVTAGANPMALKHGIDKAVLSAVEEIKKHAIKINSKAEYANVATISANNDPEIGNLIAQAFDKVGKEGVITVDEAKSIETTLDIVEGMQFDRGYVSPYMVTDPEAMIATFNDPFILIYDKKIASMKDLLPVLEKIAQAGRPLVIIAEEVEGEALATIVVNTLRKTIQCVAVKAPGFGDRRKAMLEDIAILTGGQVISEDLGMKLENADVKMLGRAKKVVVDKENTTIIEGAGASKDIQGRVNQIKKQIEDTTSDYDREKLQERLAKLAGGVAVIHVGAATEVEMKEKKARVEDALSATRAAVEEGIVPGGGLTLLRAQDAVKALKLSGDEQTGANIILRALEEPIRMITSNAGLEGSVIVEQARARKGNEGFNALTMVWEDLIKAGVVDPAKVVRSALQNAASIGAMILTTEVTITDKPEPKDAVGAGMGGMGGMGGMGGMGGMM
- the groES gene encoding co-chaperone GroES is translated as MASIKPLGDRVVVEPKNESEEKIGSIIVPDTAKEKPQEGKVIAVGQGRYEDGKLVPLEVKVGDTVLYGKYSGTEIKQGGRDLLIIRESDILGVVTN
- a CDS encoding helicase HerA-like domain-containing protein; its protein translation is MAKKSDVFVSKIKEGYPTQGSLYLGSGVFDGETFKEASVSIPLSTLNRHGLIAGATGTGKTKTLQLLTEALSEAGVPVVLMDIKGDLSGLAESGEENDKIKERTKALGIDWKPSSYPVEFLSLSKEPGVRLRATIAEFGPVLISRILELNDTQSSVVSLVFKYCDDLGLPILDTKDFKKALQYINDAGKEELEKEYGTVSSQSISIILRKLIELEGQGGEDFFGEPSFDVNDLLQTESKKGSVSIIRLTDIQTKPRLFSTFMLSLLTEIYATFPEEGDLEKPKLVLFIDEAHLVFDEASNDLLKQLETMVRLIRSKGVGIIFCTQSPTDLPKEILGQLGLKIQHALRAFTANDRKAIKTASENYPETEFYDTKEVITTLGIGEAFITALSPKGTPTPLVHTLLAPPASRMGTLKPDELAAKIKKSDLVKKYETTLDRESAHEMLSKKMETIADETETAEEESGEKKTKNKRTKEKEDPSFVETLSKNPLAREVGRTVAKEVTRGILGMLGVTPKKGSKRKKTGLFGF
- a CDS encoding hybrid sensor histidine kinase/response regulator encodes the protein MDVARFSISSLFRSILFLLLFTVFFQCNRTIPSLAPAKTIVGGILDLSEEDPKTLDPFPLAGEWDAFPGELPETEEEFKALDQKEPTRLAIPAYWVNQNLPAHGFVTYRLKLKVKDHINLMFYLRETSSAYRAYYHNVERGLVLLGSAGKVSKTKEGSVGYFLETGRSFRATPSTVIYLQISNYLYSRGGPYYSPVLGEVGKTVLYLRFKERKKAFFFATFLVLAISHLFLFIHRRKDKSPLWFSLLCISWLIRILLFDRVSRDWFVASDWLEMFQIRLEYIAFCGIQVFSLLFFFQNQTNFFPDKYKRYLLVPILLEFLVIATTPYAVYTKLLIFSQAYMAFILVIAMVAAFRSCFQRETRYIGSIILFGTVVILSATIYDSVVFFKRWDLPMLTELAFAIFCMCLAIVISKQNAHTWETAEYLTLNLRKEVEWKTIELRKEKEKAEKTGELKDKFISIVSHDIRSPLFGISSVFNLLTESPPSLSPERAKQVLGEASTGLKNILSMVEELIKYSRFQNASVFPDYQLFDFRQITDQLIERVQEMAKPKNISIITHIEESSIGIGDPNLIEHLIWNLLTNAVKFTKESGTVEISLSEKDKHWSLRVVDTGIGMSSYWAEHILEEGFLFVRKGTADEMGAGVGLAFCKEVAERHGAELKVRSEEEKGSSVEFLLPNFEKIVLVLDDNPGYRKQIRKVLKDLPCILWEEEYPDHALLSVGRLKPDLIIVDFSMPERTGVDFLRDLYSNSEMEEIRSILVSSSHTDPNTGYKLEATVIEIGGDAFLTKTSPDIKLVELVKRLLDLET
- a CDS encoding response regulator transcription factor codes for the protein MTPKKKVLLVEDHAVTRVGVKHVVNSSADFEVVGEAEHSSQIVALLSETRPDFVLLDLRIPGENVLNMVKDWKKEHPNLKVVTLTMLDEQPIVHSAIEAGVDGYLLKSDDLSSLTKNLNEIASGKTVYSKNLKLSFNRKPQDGKVANKKEKQILTLLGHGKTYQEIGTEIGLSKRTVEYHVGRLKDRFNAKTVAELIGRAKEQMLI
- a CDS encoding cyclic nucleotide-binding domain-containing protein; translated protein: MNTKVESLKKIYLFQKLNQDELLHIAEKIREVHLPPRNVLYDIGEEAESMFIVKYGTLQISTATSHGDDVNLITLGEGDHFGELPFFDDEKRSAKVEAKENSELYELRYSDLHDMFSKNKEMELKFYKEVTHYYIRRLRKLTHDLAYARELRKRFA
- a CDS encoding DNA-binding protein, encoding MDPEILTEKIVTQNKTFLVDLKKNQAGFYLKVSEWSNSKKSSIFLPAEGIDRMIEILNQFKSRISDNENTKDPELGAF
- the flaA2 gene encoding flagellar filament outer layer protein FlaA2 — translated: MGKLGLTKLLLGLFLSIGMLYAQADTGGQNTANTANDEDSPLRKIVLDDFEEAEDWRVKATTPLGETRTLKLVQRGLIKDVFDEKTVPEDGGDKLEKNHILGVKTHFAAKGLDRVELYPPHEYIIKGKVRQISVWVLGRKFRHTLFAKFRDYKDVTHNIRLGRLDFFGWRKLTATIPGFIPQSTRFALLDKNLHFVSLFVTSDVHEVAGDFYFYVDDLQVRTDRSEAKYPGSEIKDNW